One Acidicapsa ligni genomic region harbors:
- a CDS encoding acetylserotonin O-methyltransferase produces the protein MIRLLPINALKISHTSIRLRRFLNGGLLPAACFLTFNRTQGASLQNTSQVPHEQIQSIILGYWQARSLALATSLGIADHLAAGPMAVNELASRTETNASALFRLLRALESIGIFSQSSPQVFVNTPTSDCLRRNIPGAQWPTVLHNLGRGYGPVEGWDELEYSVRTGKRSIDKTYGYDFWELCRRNPQANAAVNGTMRSLSEAMTPVITAAYDWSRFPIIEDVGGGIGTQIVSILEANPSCSGVLFDQAHVVAEAIVHDRLRTVGGSFFESVPGGTDATLMRWILHDWSDAEATAILKTVHRSMKPTARLILVEFVLSDGSGFDFGKWTDLQMLVMFGGLERTKEEYRALLLAAGFELEEEISTSAPVNLLVAKPV, from the coding sequence ATGATACGGCTTTTGCCCATCAATGCCTTAAAGATTAGCCATACATCGATACGACTTAGAAGATTTTTAAATGGCGGCCTTCTTCCGGCCGCGTGTTTTTTAACTTTCAATAGAACGCAAGGAGCAAGTTTGCAGAACACATCGCAAGTACCACATGAACAAATTCAATCTATTATCCTCGGCTACTGGCAGGCGCGGTCGCTTGCATTAGCCACTTCACTGGGCATAGCAGACCATTTAGCAGCCGGTCCCATGGCTGTAAACGAGCTTGCAAGCCGTACCGAGACGAATGCATCGGCCCTCTTCCGACTTCTGCGTGCGCTGGAGAGCATTGGAATCTTTTCCCAGTCTTCGCCACAGGTATTCGTCAACACGCCGACGAGTGATTGCCTGCGAAGAAATATACCAGGCGCACAGTGGCCGACCGTTCTCCATAACCTGGGAAGAGGCTACGGGCCGGTCGAGGGATGGGACGAATTGGAGTACTCGGTAAGAACCGGCAAGCGCTCTATCGATAAGACATATGGGTACGATTTCTGGGAGCTTTGCCGACGGAACCCACAGGCCAATGCTGCTGTAAACGGAACAATGCGCTCGCTAAGCGAAGCCATGACACCGGTTATTACAGCGGCTTATGACTGGAGTAGGTTTCCCATCATCGAGGATGTGGGCGGCGGAATCGGCACACAGATCGTATCGATTCTTGAAGCGAATCCTTCCTGCAGCGGCGTGCTGTTCGATCAAGCGCACGTGGTGGCGGAGGCTATCGTTCACGACCGGTTGAGGACAGTTGGCGGGAGCTTCTTTGAGTCCGTGCCGGGCGGTACGGATGCGACCCTGATGCGCTGGATACTTCATGACTGGAGCGATGCAGAGGCAACAGCGATTTTGAAGACAGTGCATCGGTCGATGAAGCCGACAGCACGGTTGATCTTAGTTGAGTTCGTGTTGTCGGATGGATCAGGTTTTGACTTCGGCAAGTGGACCGATCTGCAGATGCTGGTGATGTTTGGTGGACTCGAACGAACGAAGGAAGAATATCGCGCGCTGCTGCTGGCCGCGGGATTCGAGCTGGAAGAGGAAATTTCTACCTCGGCGCCTGTGAACTTACTCGTCGCAAAGCCTGTCTAG
- a CDS encoding 6-phosphofructokinase, whose product MRVALLTGGGDCPGLNAVIYAAVKKGINKYGDEFVGFLNGWRGVLDNNWIPLTLERIDGIQLLGGTILHSSRTNVKKIPGGIEQVEAVLKANKIDALIALGGDDTQSVTLALTDAGIPGVGVPKTIDNDINGTDATFGFDTAVSIATEAVDRIRTTADSHNRVVVIEVMGRDAGWIAYAAGVAGGADVVLVPEKEIDIDHVSALLKYNYDRGKHYGLVVVAEGCHLPEVGQVTGSAEVDSFGHARLSGIGEKLADLIEKKTGFETRSVNLGHTQRGGSPTAYDRLLGQRYGLHAIDMVHAQKWGRIAVLRGTDITDITIKEAIATNRRLDQRFFDVITDLEAKV is encoded by the coding sequence ATGCGAGTTGCGCTGTTGACGGGTGGCGGAGATTGCCCCGGTTTGAATGCGGTGATCTATGCCGCAGTGAAGAAGGGAATCAACAAGTACGGCGATGAGTTTGTCGGCTTCCTAAACGGTTGGCGCGGAGTGCTGGATAATAACTGGATTCCGCTGACACTTGAGCGGATTGACGGAATCCAGCTACTTGGCGGGACGATCCTGCACTCTTCTCGTACCAACGTAAAGAAGATTCCGGGCGGCATTGAGCAGGTTGAGGCGGTGTTGAAGGCGAACAAGATCGATGCCTTGATTGCCCTCGGCGGCGACGACACGCAGTCGGTGACATTGGCTCTAACCGATGCTGGCATTCCGGGTGTGGGTGTGCCGAAGACGATCGACAACGATATCAACGGCACGGATGCGACGTTCGGATTTGATACTGCGGTATCAATTGCAACGGAGGCCGTGGATCGTATTCGCACGACGGCCGATTCGCACAATCGTGTCGTGGTCATTGAGGTGATGGGCCGCGATGCGGGCTGGATTGCATATGCGGCTGGCGTAGCTGGTGGTGCAGACGTGGTGTTGGTTCCCGAGAAGGAGATCGATATCGATCATGTGTCGGCTCTGCTGAAGTATAACTACGATCGCGGTAAGCACTACGGTTTGGTAGTTGTAGCTGAAGGTTGCCATTTACCCGAGGTCGGGCAGGTGACGGGGTCGGCAGAAGTGGATTCGTTCGGACATGCGCGCCTGTCGGGTATTGGCGAGAAGCTTGCTGATCTGATTGAAAAAAAGACCGGCTTCGAAACGCGTTCAGTAAATCTGGGGCATACGCAGCGGGGCGGTTCTCCTACGGCATATGACCGTTTGCTGGGGCAGCGGTATGGTCTGCATGCAATCGACATGGTTCATGCGCAGAAGTGGGGCCGCATTGCAGTATTGCGCGGCACAGACATTACAGACATCACGATCAAGGAAGCGATTGCTACGAATCGCCGCCTCGATCAGCGATTCTTTGATGTGATTACGGACCTGGAAGCCAAGGTCTAA
- a CDS encoding GNAT family N-acetyltransferase, with translation MKPLIAGPDAPGTSTRLFIPSDLPALYAVERVCFAPPLRFSRALMRSLSEDPNCRTWLGIASQVCAGFAMVGVAGEFDDATGVKDSAAYLWTIEVLPAFRRMGIARALLERVEMSAREAMCSAIQLHVAAHNLDALALYEGHGFVRYGMDREFYGRGMDAFRYRKTLE, from the coding sequence GTGAAGCCTCTCATCGCCGGGCCCGACGCGCCTGGTACATCGACCCGATTGTTTATCCCTTCTGATCTGCCTGCGTTGTACGCGGTGGAGCGGGTTTGTTTTGCTCCGCCGCTGCGATTTAGCCGGGCGCTGATGCGCTCCTTGAGTGAGGATCCGAATTGCCGGACGTGGCTGGGGATCGCGAGCCAGGTCTGCGCGGGGTTTGCAATGGTAGGCGTCGCGGGTGAGTTCGATGATGCGACGGGGGTGAAGGATTCTGCCGCGTACTTATGGACGATAGAAGTGCTGCCTGCTTTTCGGCGGATGGGTATAGCCCGGGCTTTGCTGGAGCGGGTGGAAATGAGCGCACGTGAGGCAATGTGCTCTGCGATTCAGTTGCATGTGGCGGCGCACAATCTGGACGCGCTCGCACTCTATGAGGGGCATGGCTTCGTTCGATATGGGATGGACCGGGAGTTTTATGGCCGGGGCATGGATGCTTTTCGATATCGGAAAACCCTGGAATAG
- a CDS encoding DUF488 domain-containing protein: MHVQIKRVYEEPGEADGIRILVDRLWPRGLTKAKAAVDIWMKEIAPSNELRKWFAHDPVKWEEFRTRYIDELKKNSQQVLLLRQQVEKGTTTLLYGARDEEHNEAVVLQQLLRK, translated from the coding sequence ATGCACGTTCAGATCAAGCGGGTTTATGAAGAACCGGGCGAGGCTGATGGCATTCGAATTCTTGTGGACAGGCTTTGGCCACGAGGTCTGACCAAGGCGAAAGCCGCGGTAGATATCTGGATGAAGGAAATAGCACCCAGCAATGAGTTACGTAAGTGGTTTGCTCACGATCCTGTTAAATGGGAAGAATTTAGAACGCGTTATATCGATGAATTAAAGAAGAATAGTCAGCAGGTTTTATTGTTGAGGCAGCAGGTCGAGAAGGGAACGACGACATTGCTCTATGGCGCAAGGGATGAAGAGCATAACGAAGCTGTCGTTCTGCAGCAACTCTTGCGTAAGTAG
- a CDS encoding thiamine phosphate synthase, with protein MRDWLPKVYPILDSSIIPFVDRAVFLDRLGRSLAGAEVRLLEYRNKNGTDAEVLADARVLRAAMPETKLILDDRVDITLAAGFDGTHVDAGDIPIADARLLLGPQRIVGTSAGTSASGESGARAAVAEGANYVSFGPVFTTTTKQTSAPTIGIEGVRRFREFSGSEPVLVAAAGITLDTAPAILEAGADAVAVAAALFRNDDPAKEFLRWMAILR; from the coding sequence ATGCGTGATTGGTTGCCTAAGGTTTATCCCATTCTTGATTCTTCTATAATTCCTTTCGTAGATAGAGCCGTATTTCTGGATAGGTTAGGTCGCTCGCTCGCTGGTGCCGAGGTCCGCTTGCTGGAGTATCGCAACAAGAACGGGACAGACGCAGAAGTACTCGCAGATGCGCGGGTGTTACGGGCAGCAATGCCTGAGACGAAGCTGATCCTGGACGATCGCGTGGATATAACACTGGCGGCAGGTTTCGATGGAACTCATGTGGATGCAGGGGACATTCCCATAGCCGATGCACGGCTTCTGCTTGGTCCGCAGCGTATCGTAGGGACGTCGGCGGGCACGTCGGCAAGCGGTGAGTCCGGGGCGAGGGCGGCGGTGGCTGAGGGAGCGAACTATGTATCGTTCGGGCCGGTATTTACCACTACGACAAAGCAGACTTCGGCGCCGACGATCGGAATCGAGGGAGTGCGGCGATTTCGTGAGTTTTCCGGGTCGGAACCCGTTCTGGTGGCTGCGGCGGGAATTACGCTGGACACCGCCCCTGCAATTCTGGAGGCGGGAGCGGATGCTGTCGCTGTAGCGGCTGCTTTGTTTCGGAATGATGACCCCGCAAAGGAGTTTTTGCGGTGGATGGCGATTCTGAGATAA
- a CDS encoding DUF1330 domain-containing protein: MSAYIVITREKTRDTAKLEEYKKLSAPTFEEFPVTVRAIHGRHEVLEGAATEDIIILEFASYEEAKTWYHSPVYQAACESRFQGGDYRFILTEGSPAK, from the coding sequence ATGTCTGCTTATATCGTAATCACGCGCGAAAAGACGCGGGACACAGCTAAGCTGGAAGAATACAAGAAGCTCTCCGCTCCAACGTTTGAGGAGTTTCCAGTTACGGTGCGCGCCATTCACGGGCGGCACGAGGTTCTGGAGGGGGCTGCGACAGAAGATATCATCATCCTTGAGTTCGCCAGCTACGAAGAGGCGAAGACCTGGTATCACAGCCCGGTTTATCAGGCCGCGTGTGAATCTCGTTTTCAGGGTGGGGACTACCGTTTTATTCTCACTGAGGGCAGTCCGGCTAAATGA
- a CDS encoding cupin domain-containing protein → MSVAPTSTQKLIIKFPTDKQWIKAVPGEQAAICVRGSDVSDAYSVVELMVAPLGGPPMHIHENEDEIIVVLEGCVRCVCDETRFDAPAGTTFVVPRGVPHAWRSLPDTTSRVLLTFTPSGMEGYFEEVAGRPQEEWATIAKKYACLLVGPRIEL, encoded by the coding sequence ATGTCAGTAGCTCCCACGAGTACACAAAAACTGATCATTAAATTTCCAACAGACAAGCAATGGATCAAAGCCGTACCCGGTGAACAAGCTGCGATCTGCGTTCGCGGGTCCGACGTTAGCGACGCCTATTCCGTCGTGGAGTTGATGGTTGCTCCCCTTGGCGGTCCGCCCATGCATATTCATGAAAATGAAGATGAAATTATTGTAGTTCTTGAGGGCTGCGTTCGGTGCGTCTGTGATGAAACTCGCTTTGATGCTCCAGCGGGTACGACCTTTGTAGTGCCACGCGGCGTTCCACATGCCTGGAGAAGTCTCCCGGATACGACGTCACGCGTTTTGTTGACGTTCACTCCGAGCGGCATGGAAGGGTATTTTGAAGAAGTCGCAGGCCGGCCGCAGGAGGAATGGGCGACGATTGCGAAGAAGTATGCCTGCCTTCTGGTTGGCCCCCGAATCGAACTCTAA
- a CDS encoding APC family permease produces the protein MTTPTASQSREAAAVSSPQLVQSLGLFSSTTIVVGSMIGSGVFIVDADIARTTDSPALLLAAWVVTGIMTMICALSYGELAAMMPKAGGQYVYLRESLGPLCGFLYGWTLFLVIQTGTIAAVAVGFGKFLGVFFPSISSTHWLWHIAHVPAVRVGPMILGNMEIGVSTANLVGIVVVFLLAFLNIFGMKIGAMIQNVFTSAKGLSLAALVVLGFTVGRNPVAWAANFGPGLSALWRNASWGSLHPVQVGIGGPSILVNMAIVLAVVQVGSLFSADAWNNITFTAGEVRNPKRNIPLSLILGTGFVLTVYFLVSVAYMLVLPLHGDPHGATVLARGVQYAAEDRVGTATLEQIFGGIGASLMAAAILISTFGCANGMTMAGARVYYAMSRDGLFFKSVGKLHPKYKTPVAGLIVQAVWTAVLCISGSYGQLLDYIIFAVLLFYILTLLGLFVLRVKRPDVVRPYKALGYPVLPAVYIAMAGWICIVLLRYKPQYTWPGLIIVLLGIPVYIFWSQRSKNVSSDGLIQSEINN, from the coding sequence GTGACGACCCCAACTGCATCTCAATCTCGTGAGGCCGCCGCTGTCTCCAGTCCACAACTGGTGCAGTCTTTAGGACTTTTTAGTTCAACCACAATTGTTGTCGGGTCCATGATCGGGTCCGGCGTTTTTATCGTGGACGCAGATATCGCGCGGACGACTGATTCTCCTGCACTGCTGCTGGCAGCCTGGGTCGTAACCGGCATCATGACCATGATCTGCGCGCTGAGCTATGGCGAACTGGCCGCGATGATGCCCAAGGCCGGCGGCCAGTATGTCTACCTCCGCGAATCTCTGGGGCCGCTGTGCGGATTTCTCTATGGATGGACATTGTTCCTTGTAATTCAAACGGGGACGATTGCGGCCGTTGCGGTGGGGTTTGGCAAGTTTCTCGGCGTATTTTTCCCGAGCATATCGAGTACGCACTGGCTCTGGCATATTGCGCATGTACCTGCGGTTCGAGTAGGACCGATGATACTCGGCAACATGGAGATTGGCGTGAGTACCGCTAATCTGGTGGGCATTGTCGTTGTCTTTCTGCTGGCGTTCCTGAACATCTTTGGGATGAAGATTGGGGCGATGATCCAGAACGTGTTCACCTCGGCGAAGGGGCTTTCTCTGGCGGCGCTGGTTGTGCTGGGTTTTACCGTTGGCCGCAATCCAGTAGCGTGGGCTGCAAACTTTGGGCCGGGGCTAAGCGCGCTTTGGCGAAACGCAAGTTGGGGTTCGCTGCACCCGGTACAGGTTGGTATCGGCGGCCCAAGCATTCTGGTGAACATGGCGATCGTTTTGGCGGTGGTTCAGGTGGGGTCGCTCTTCTCCGCGGATGCCTGGAACAACATCACCTTTACTGCGGGTGAGGTACGGAATCCAAAGCGAAATATTCCTCTGTCGTTGATCCTGGGAACAGGGTTCGTACTGACGGTCTATTTTCTGGTCTCTGTGGCGTACATGCTGGTGCTGCCACTGCATGGCGATCCTCATGGTGCGACGGTGCTGGCGCGAGGCGTGCAATATGCCGCTGAGGATAGGGTTGGAACTGCAACGCTGGAGCAGATCTTCGGTGGCATTGGGGCCTCGCTTATGGCTGCAGCGATCCTTATTTCTACCTTTGGTTGCGCAAATGGAATGACAATGGCGGGCGCGCGTGTGTATTACGCGATGAGTCGCGACGGGCTATTCTTTAAATCTGTTGGTAAGCTGCATCCGAAGTACAAGACACCGGTTGCAGGTCTGATTGTGCAGGCTGTGTGGACGGCAGTGCTGTGTATATCCGGTTCTTATGGGCAGTTGTTGGACTACATTATTTTTGCAGTGCTACTTTTCTACATTTTGACGCTGCTTGGCTTGTTTGTACTTCGTGTGAAGCGGCCGGATGTTGTACGGCCTTACAAGGCTCTCGGTTACCCGGTGCTTCCTGCTGTTTACATCGCGATGGCGGGTTGGATCTGTATCGTATTATTGCGATATAAGCCTCAGTACACTTGGCCGGGTTTGATTATTGTCTTACTGGGGATTCCCGTTTATATTTTCTGGTCGCAGCGTTCGAAGAATGTATCGTCGGACGGTCTAATTCAATCTGAAATCAACAACTGA
- a CDS encoding helix-turn-helix domain-containing protein, which yields MRQAAKSNLLVPEIREVMDIRQASDYLGISPDTLYKYASEAFVPAFKLGNRWRFKRSRLDEWMDRQSDQMTAMAEPEVSAKTRKPVKAAY from the coding sequence ATGCGTCAAGCTGCCAAGTCCAACCTGCTGGTTCCTGAGATTCGCGAGGTGATGGACATTCGCCAGGCGTCGGATTACCTGGGTATATCGCCGGATACTTTGTATAAATATGCATCGGAAGCATTTGTGCCTGCGTTCAAGCTTGGGAACCGCTGGCGGTTCAAGCGTTCGCGCCTGGATGAATGGATGGACCGGCAGTCGGATCAGATGACGGCTATGGCTGAACCAGAGGTTTCTGCCAAAACGCGGAAGCCGGTCAAGGCTGCTTACTGA
- the accB gene encoding acetyl-CoA carboxylase biotin carboxyl carrier protein, with protein sequence MKQDEIEELKELIAFLKENEIAEFDLDRGDFKVRLKFASAVVAPVVPAQGVDMATLARLLGSQAAPAGVSYAAPVDSVGHVHAAASPATPAAEEENLHILKSPIVGTFYESPSPGSSAFVSNGDRVEKGQVICIVEAMKLMNEIECDATGEIVKRLVNNGQPVEYGQPLFAIRIS encoded by the coding sequence ATGAAACAAGACGAAATTGAAGAGCTGAAAGAGCTCATCGCTTTTCTGAAGGAAAACGAGATCGCCGAGTTTGACCTGGATCGTGGCGATTTCAAGGTGAGATTGAAATTCGCTTCGGCGGTTGTAGCTCCTGTTGTGCCGGCGCAGGGTGTGGATATGGCGACGTTGGCGCGCTTGCTGGGCTCGCAGGCTGCTCCTGCAGGCGTGAGTTACGCTGCGCCGGTTGACTCTGTGGGGCATGTCCATGCGGCTGCTTCGCCCGCGACTCCTGCTGCTGAAGAAGAGAATCTGCACATCTTGAAGTCTCCCATCGTTGGGACTTTTTACGAGTCGCCGTCGCCAGGTTCGTCGGCGTTTGTTTCCAATGGAGACAGGGTCGAAAAGGGCCAGGTGATCTGCATTGTAGAAGCGATGAAACTGATGAACGAGATTGAATGCGACGCGACAGGTGAGATAGTGAAGCGTCTTGTTAATAACGGCCAGCCGGTTGAGTACGGCCAACCACTTTTTGCTATTCGGATATCGTAA
- a CDS encoding M24 family metallopeptidase, giving the protein MNYSKRIGALRRKMASASLPGLLVTHLPDVRYLCGFTGSNAAVAMTRRAVRLFTDGRYTTQAAEEVSGAKVEIVSSSPAIAAVQWLAVQVTEAAGETGVVGFDSNHTSVAELERLKAALPGKLRRKLLVPLESPLVEALRWLKDEDELAIMAEAAALGCSLFDHMLGFIQPGLTEATVAAELEYQARVRGAEAMSFESIVASGARSALPHGRATSARLPRRGFLTLDFGVILKGYCSDMTRTVCLGKPSAREREVYGAVLAAQEAGVAAVIAGAECGAVDEAARSILRGAGMAEAFSHSTGHGVGIEIHEAPRIGAGQKTKLASGMVITIEPGAYFAGEFGVRIEDMVAVTRTGGQVLTPSPKALIEL; this is encoded by the coding sequence ATGAATTACTCAAAACGCATTGGGGCTTTGCGGCGGAAAATGGCTTCGGCATCCCTGCCGGGACTGCTGGTTACACATCTGCCAGATGTCCGCTATCTTTGTGGATTTACCGGGTCGAATGCTGCCGTGGCCATGACTCGGAGGGCAGTACGACTCTTTACCGACGGGCGCTATACAACACAGGCCGCTGAGGAGGTTTCGGGGGCTAAGGTGGAGATCGTGTCTTCGTCTCCGGCTATCGCTGCCGTGCAGTGGTTAGCCGTGCAGGTTACTGAGGCTGCGGGCGAAACGGGAGTTGTCGGGTTCGATTCAAATCATACTTCGGTGGCGGAATTGGAGCGGCTGAAAGCTGCGCTGCCTGGAAAGCTCAGGCGGAAGCTGCTGGTGCCACTGGAGAGTCCTCTGGTGGAGGCTCTGCGCTGGCTCAAGGATGAAGATGAACTGGCGATTATGGCTGAAGCTGCGGCGCTTGGTTGTAGTCTGTTTGACCACATGCTTGGGTTCATTCAACCGGGGCTGACTGAGGCTACTGTGGCAGCCGAGTTGGAGTACCAGGCACGGGTGCGTGGTGCGGAGGCAATGTCGTTCGAGAGTATCGTGGCCTCGGGGGCGCGTTCGGCATTGCCGCATGGCCGGGCAACCTCGGCGCGACTGCCTCGGCGTGGGTTTCTTACACTCGACTTCGGTGTTATCCTCAAAGGTTACTGCTCAGATATGACCCGTACGGTCTGTCTAGGCAAGCCAAGTGCCCGCGAACGAGAGGTTTACGGGGCGGTGCTGGCTGCGCAGGAGGCGGGTGTCGCGGCAGTGATTGCGGGCGCGGAATGCGGCGCGGTGGATGAGGCGGCGCGAAGTATTTTGCGTGGTGCAGGGATGGCGGAAGCATTCAGCCACTCGACCGGGCATGGTGTGGGAATTGAGATTCATGAGGCCCCGAGGATTGGTGCGGGGCAGAAGACAAAGCTGGCATCGGGCATGGTAATTACGATTGAGCCTGGTGCGTATTTTGCAGGTGAGTTTGGCGTTCGTATTGAGGATATGGTAGCGGTGACGAGGACGGGCGGGCAGGTGCTGACACCGTCTCCAAAGGCGCTGATCGAACTGTAG
- the accC gene encoding acetyl-CoA carboxylase biotin carboxylase subunit: MLRKVLIANRGEIALRVISACKEMGIRTVAVYSEADRNSLHVRFADEAICIGPPRPGDSYLNVPAVISAAEIANVDAIHPGYGLLSENANFAEVCRASNIKFIGPPPEVTRLMGEKEKARQAMKAARVPILPGSDGVVADADDALAWAAKVGYPVILKAKAGGGGRGMRIVRSAEELPNLYHAASSEAANAFGNGEMYMEKFIETPRHIEFQILADEHGNVEVLFERECSIQRRHQKLIEEAPSLQITPKIRAELTATLKRCLKDIGYQNAGTIEFLMDEDGSIYFIEMNTRIQVEHPVTEAITGVDLVKAQLRIAAGERLDEILPAKIEMRGHAIECRINAEHPIKFTPSAGKITVFNLPGGNGVRVDTAQYAEGVVPPYYDSLIAKLIVHGKDREEAMQKMERALGMFVVEGIDTSIPLHREIFQDPDFRAGKFDTKFMERFLANRVAPSS; this comes from the coding sequence ATGCTTCGTAAAGTTCTAATTGCTAATCGTGGCGAAATTGCGCTGCGCGTGATCAGTGCCTGCAAAGAGATGGGCATTCGTACCGTTGCTGTTTACAGCGAGGCAGATCGTAATTCGTTGCACGTACGTTTTGCCGATGAAGCTATCTGCATTGGCCCGCCCAGGCCTGGCGACAGCTATCTCAATGTGCCTGCGGTGATCTCTGCGGCCGAAATTGCCAATGTGGATGCAATTCATCCTGGGTACGGTCTGCTGAGCGAAAATGCAAACTTTGCCGAAGTTTGCCGAGCTTCAAATATCAAGTTCATCGGACCTCCGCCGGAAGTTACGCGATTGATGGGCGAGAAGGAAAAAGCACGTCAGGCGATGAAGGCCGCCAGGGTGCCGATTTTGCCGGGTTCAGACGGTGTTGTTGCCGATGCGGATGATGCTCTTGCATGGGCGGCGAAGGTAGGTTATCCCGTTATTCTAAAGGCCAAGGCAGGCGGCGGTGGACGCGGTATGCGTATCGTTCGTTCGGCTGAGGAGTTGCCCAATCTTTATCATGCTGCGTCAAGCGAGGCTGCCAATGCATTTGGCAACGGCGAGATGTACATGGAGAAGTTCATCGAGACGCCGCGGCATATCGAGTTCCAGATATTGGCGGATGAGCATGGCAATGTCGAAGTGTTATTTGAGCGCGAGTGCTCGATTCAACGGCGGCATCAGAAGCTGATTGAAGAAGCGCCGAGTTTACAGATAACTCCGAAGATTCGCGCGGAGCTGACGGCGACCTTGAAGCGTTGCTTGAAAGATATCGGCTATCAGAACGCAGGTACGATCGAGTTTCTGATGGACGAGGATGGCTCGATCTACTTCATCGAGATGAATACGCGTATCCAGGTGGAACATCCGGTGACGGAAGCGATCACGGGCGTTGATCTGGTGAAGGCTCAGTTACGGATTGCCGCAGGTGAGCGGTTGGATGAGATCTTGCCTGCGAAGATCGAAATGCGCGGCCATGCGATTGAGTGCCGTATCAATGCGGAGCATCCGATCAAGTTCACGCCATCCGCGGGGAAGATTACAGTCTTCAATCTGCCGGGCGGAAATGGTGTTCGCGTGGATACAGCGCAGTATGCTGAGGGCGTTGTGCCTCCATACTACGACTCGCTGATTGCCAAGCTGATTGTGCATGGCAAGGATCGCGAAGAGGCAATGCAGAAGATGGAACGAGCGCTGGGAATGTTTGTGGTGGAGGGAATTGATACTTCGATTCCACTGCATCGAGAGATTTTCCAGGATCCGGATTTCAGGGCAGGGAAGTTTGATACGAAGTTTATGGAGCGGTTCCTGGCGAATCGGGTTGCTCCGAGCAGCTAG